GGACACCTTCCCGCTCAGAGACTCAACGCAGGTAGTGTGGATAAAACAGTTGATTGTTCAGTTAACATTGATAATTAATTATCACAGATAATTAAAGGTCGATTTGTTAATTCGTGTTTTTGACAGTGAACTTCCTAGCCATAGATAACATGTCAAAGTTAACATGACAAGATAAGGAACCTTTTTACAGTTGTATTTATTAGCGCATATTGGACACTTTATATGAGAATGGCCCTTTCCAAAAGGAGGAATGAATGGCTTTCCTTGTTCCTTCGGTAAGGCTTAGGAGATGTCTATAGTTTATGGTCAGCCCTGAAGCAGCATGCATCCCCCAATATCCACCTTATGTGTACACACAAAGGTCGAGGACACATGTGCGCATCATATACTTGTCATATAGCGAGAACATTTTGAATCGAGGTAACATGATTAAGCCCTCCTCCATAGATACGCAAAGGCGAACCAAGAATCGTGGGACATTCcctaaatatattcatttcagaaacaattCATCCGACAAACGaagaaaacgttacaaacatcgCTGTGGTCGAAAGAAACGAAATCCATCAAGATCACGTTCCAGTTCTCGTTCCAGTTCTAGTTGCTGGAGCAGTTCCAGATCTCGGCCCACGTCCAGGCATAGATCGAAGCGTTCAGACACTGATGTATCAGTGAAATACTTCAAATGCAAGGGTAGACAACAGAACAAAAGCCAACTAAGTCCAAGCACTAAGATAGCTGATATATCAACTGGGATCGAGAGCTGGACAACAGATGAAGATTTACCCAACATTGAACTAAATGACGCAGCACCCAGCGCCAAGAAAAGTGTTAATTCAGAGATTACAATAAGTGAAAATACAATGTCCCAACCTCCACCTGAGTTAGTATCATCAGCCGTGACGACTTCTACATCAGCTGACACAGAAGGTTCCTTACATGGACAAGAAAGTCAGTGCCATATTCAGAGTGCCACACAAAAAATATCAGATAAACTAAATGAACCATTGTTTAACGGGTCGAATCAAAATCAAAACGAAACTGCGCTGTGTCGTCATGTACCAAATACAACTGAAACTCAGCCACCCCCAAAAAACTCCTTTCCAACATGAAAAGTATAAGTGATGATTCTAATCAGCAACTCCCAACACACACGTGTGGAAGACGTCCCCTACCATCTTCACAGAGGAGGTTCTCCTGGACTAGATGAAGGTGTGGCGTAACATGGTGAAGGTTTGTGCTTCAAAGATGCTGTTCCATGTGCTGTACATTGGGCCAAATAGATAATGGAGTCTGGCGCTATACATAAAACCAGCCCCACTGTGAGACCCACTGACACTAATCCGCTTGTGATAGACAAGTAATATGTGTTAGAACATTGTGTGAGTGAAAACTGAGCAAAATTCGCGAGTGACTGCCAATGGAAAAACACAGATGTTAGTAGTAGAAAAAGTGTTGTTTGTATTAGATAATTGTGACAATGAACTACTTACAGCAAAATGGTGTGAACTCACTTGGATATTTTCTGTCTGTGAACACATTCATTCTTATTAACTAGTCCATGTGGTTtgcgaccgaccgaccgaccgaccacGTGCTGTAACATGCATTACAGCCTGACGGccaccacacaaacacacgtttAACTACCATGCGAGCCTGATCCATTACTGATCAAGTCGTCTCAAAagttcattttaaacaaaacacttgTCTCACCCCTGTTGGTTACACAGGTACAAGATAATCGCAATTATCAGCATATAATCGTATGAGCCATGCAATATGTGATCCTAGTTTTGTTAAATTCTACACATTAACCTTTACAGTTATTAGGCGTTTTCGGGCTAGTTATATAACATTTACTTCGCCCGATTCTTACGGATATGTGTAAAAGAATAAATCTGTCACAACAGGAGAACGTATGCACAATTGTACTCGCCGAGGCTGACGCCGGTGTTACTGTGCCAAGTCACTGAGACACCAAGCCACTGTTTCACACGGTTTAGACACAGTGACTGTAAACTGATAGCCATATGACAAACACTTTGTGCTGGGGTATAGGCAAGGAAAAAACAAGTACCACGTTTTGACATGTTTTGGTGTGAGGTGGATTGAAACACTGACCTCCAGCACTGCGGACAAAGGGTCTTTCCACTCCACCACTCAGGCGTTCGAACTTCATAATAACTTCCTGTAACTGTAGAGAACTGAAACTACTAACAATTGATGATGGCTTCACTTGTGAATGAAGGTTTTGTTGATGACTGTAGAATATATattgtgtattgtgtattgCGAATGGCGGTAGTTGCTAAATATTAGTGTCTCTATTTCAACGTGCTCCTTAGTTTGGTGGAATAGGCTATTTCCGCGTAAAAATTCCAATACGGCCGTTGCGATATTTATTCAGTTTACAATAAACACACGTTCTGTTCAAATGTCGTCTGTTATCCTCAGAAAAAGtgaaatatgtatgtgaatTTAACGTTCAGTTAAAGTTACTGTGGAAGTTGGGCCCAACGTAAATAATGACACTACATATGTGCAGGAGCCAAGGTTTTACTTCAGGAAAGAACAGAAGATAAAGGCGTCTTTACTTAGCAGGCAGTCAGTGTCAGTACAACCTGCTACCACAACACATATTTTCAGGTGCCGAACTGGCTGCACCACATATCAGCCTACGGTGTCATTCCCGTCATTTTACACTTTCAAGGAATGCCGAGTAACCTCTATCTACCATTTCCTATGCTTATACACTGCTTACAGTGGGTTATGATTCCCGTCTCTATTTGGGTAGAATGTATAGTGACTTGTGACCATTCATCATCCATTAATGTTATTCAGGGACAATCCAGATGGTGATTTGTGGACGGTCAGTAGACATTAGGACAAAGTACTGTCACCCTTTGCTGGTCTGTTATTTTGGTTTGTCAAGAAGACAGCCTCAGTGCTCGTCGTTACCGGATCAGTCCTTAGAATGAGACTCTGAGCACTGATCAAAGACGCTGCGTCCATGTGATAGACTGCCGACAAGGCCAATTAAACTCCACTGGGCATAGTTTGCCTCGTTGAGtgaacaaatattttataactGTACCACAGAGAAAAAGAAGGACCAACTTTGATATTTCCCATCTTATCAATATTCTTCTGGAAACTACTTTATCTTAAATGCAGGTGGGGAGGTTTCACGTTTGATTAAGTACCAAAATATAAATAGTGTAATAAATTTCATGGATTTAATAGGACATTTAGATACATGCATGGAAAGAATACGTTTTAGAGATGATTTAATGAGAAAAATAACACCTATGAACGAGTTAgctgaatgaataaatgatgatttattgttttggaagaggtttaatatttttcatttttggtaACTGGAagaaacatttatacattgctCACAGCTAGGGACAAATATTCACACTGTATTTGGTGGCTGATAACCATATTACATATCATGGAAGTGATCACCTGACTGGAAGGTCTCTTAGAACAAAAAGCTGCAGTACAACCATATAAAACAAGATGGATTCATAGCACACCTATCAATTTATGGTTCAGATATTTCCacactaaaatatatattaggCTACGCTGTTAGTTAGTCACAGTCAGTCAAGGCGATATGAGATATCCTTTTTGCACAGTAAATAGGGAACATTATGGAACCCACTGTTGAAACAAGGCATGACAGGGAAATGTTTGAAAGACCCAGGTTACAGTGTACTATTTTATTTGTACAGATAACCACAAAGATTCACCGACCTGTCAGTTCATCTTCATCTATAAATGTGTGCAAGATATATCATATTTCCACTATTGTCATTGTAgctaaatgtaaatgtaacaaattatagtgggtgagtgagtgagtttagatttaagcCGCAGTCACCattattattccagctatatgacggcgatctgtaagtaatagagtctggaccagacaatccagaggtcagtagcatgagcatcgatctccgcatttgggaaccgttgctgacatgtgtcaaccaagtcagggagcctgacctcccgatctcgttaatcgcctcttacgacaagcattgtcgccttcatctggcaagcatgggttgctgagggcctatcctggatcttcacgggcagtAGGCAGTTATATGGAAACAATGTCATACACCTCAGTACTCAACACTATCAACCATATGATTGTATATGATTGTACCGTAttgttaacatgttttacaATCCAAACGGACAGTTATTACCAACATCAGTATGTTTTCTGGTAAATCAGCTTATCAACCAAATGCACCTAATAAGACAGACGTGGTAAAAGGTTCCATATTCGTGAATATGAAAATGATCGTGACAACCCTACCAATGAAAGCGAATCCCAAACTTTCCTGAAATCATTCTTGTGTTAACACAATCGCAATACCACGACTTACGAGAGATGAGAGGAACCAAGCCTTGCCACGACTGAAAGATTGCCATTCTGCATGGAGGGTAGCCAATCATTTTAATGTTCGTGTTAGAGCAATCTACCGAGTGTAGGAACGGTATCTCACCACTAACAGCATCCAAGACCGTCCTCGCAGTACCTTCAGTTGCATCACAACGTCAAGACTGACAGCTTGTGTGCAACCAGCTGCAGGATCGCTTCAACAGAGTCAATTCATTGCATATACAGACGACGTAACACTGTCATCGATGCCCACAGAGGCCAACACGAAACTGACTTTGAGGCATCTTAGAGATACCACTTTGGCGAATTTGTTCGTGTGAACTTTAAATGTTATTCCCGAAAATATGTTAACCACGACTGTCATCATTCTGGTTGCTGCACTGCCATAGTGATCCCCTCGTAGGGATTTGTAGTGATTTGCGAATAACGTTAATGTCTTAGTGCAATTATTGACTACATCATTTTCCGTTGTTGTGTGTTGGTTTTACACATagctaattatttctaattagggcttcttgccactTGAAattgttaatgtttttgttatttattattccGCCGTATCTTGTTAGACGCCTACAAAAAGGTGTCAACAGTGCTGAAGTTATTTCTGCAAAACTCTCAAGGTTCTAAGACCCATAGCAAAGGGCggataattcaaaattaatttaAAAATCTCAATTTCAAAGGCAATAATCTCCAAAACTATGTGCCCAAAGGCTACCAAAGTTCTGGGTCAGCTCCAGAACATGATTACCTTCAATTTCAACTGCAGGACCCATGGGGCTAAGAGCCACCGTTTGGCCATGACATTGGATTCAAGGAAATTTCACGTTTTTGATGGGTAGGTATTTCCGAAATCCATAACTCGGAATGTTTGACATCAAGAATTCTTCATATTGGTATATATAGAGCACATACCTCAAATACCTTGAGCTATGTTGCCAAGTCTTGAGTAGTTATGGATATCTAGATTTTTGCTTCTGTTGGTGTTTTCAAAACACAATAGTACCTTATAAAAATCGCAGCGCCATGACTATTTCAACTACGCAGTTAGAATCTAGCAACATGCAGTAAGTTGGTGTGCTAAAGATTTGTTGTTCTTTGATGCacgtcaaaatgtgaattgtttcgCGGCTATATTCGATTTCGGCAGATTCTCATTAAATACTTTAGAAACAGTGTAGATACTCAGGTTTTGCACAGAAACACGTGACAACTGACTATATACATAAGCCGAACATGCCTAACATTTCGTGTTCTTAGATGCATATCAAACGATGCgtcgtttggccgccatcttggatttaaGTTTTCCGTTGTCCATGATTGCCACatcaacaaaagttgaaatccgaatgacttgatttttacagcaACATTAGGCAATGGGATGGTGTGTGCAAAATCCCAACTCTGCACGTACAATAGTTAATGGATATACAGTATTTTGGTGAACAGACATGCGGACAGACGGCGGACATGTTTATCACGAAATCTAACCTAcacatatgatacagcgggtttgggcaaagcagaaacagtAATTCTTTTCAGCCTAGATGCAataacaatgtcgtcttagctcgcAAAAATGCTTTTTCTTTTGGCTAACCCGTTAAATGatcttgacacgtgaccttggtgttCTTGACGACCCCCCAACAcgttcttttcttttttttttttttttgcatgctatcaaatgcaagtgtcaaaaccccgaaagactaaaaaaataacgatttttttCTCATTAGGGCATCTTGCCACTATGCAGCAGACCTATTGCAATTAATAATGTTTGTATTAGAGCTTCTTGTGTCAAGGCAGAAGACCTACTGGAATCGGAATTGTTAATGTTTGGTATATTTATGTCTGTcagcctgtctgtctgctacaGACAACATTCAATACACaccttcaatcactgaccacatgcaatttgaacttaacgccTATCAggttatacgccataaacaaaataaattgaattatgactcgtgcaccagAGTCCTGTCTCTGCACATTATGTAATTGAGCAGGTGTGATGCTTGCACACATGACATTTttcttggatgactggatctgacggaaactcagattgtcagtttcaccATCTCttctgagatgatttttgactggatcgagcgcaaattcatgCAACATGTATTTACGAAACCCAACatatctatatacattctttacgGATTAAATCCAGATCCAAGTCTGTAACATTTATTTAAACTAATAAAAATTATAGGACACAAAGTACTCCAGTTCAAACATTTTCAACTAACAGCAAATCACTGTCAAAACAAAAGGTAATGTCATTTATTcctttaaaacaaatatatcatttgCATCTGTATGTACAACCATTGTTTCTTCCTTTGATGTGCTAAAAAGACAGCATCTCTTTCAAAGCCAATAAGGATTCTGAGTTAACGAATGAGACAGTTCCCATTACTGACGTCCTGTGATCCATAAATGTGCAGCCATTGCTAATATTATAGCTAAGTGACAGATTCAAATTGCTAAATTGTAATAAAGTTAAGAAGCCCTCTTCGTTGCTCGCGACTATATTTATTTAATCAAAATGTAATTGTTGAATAATGTGTGATACCAATAGTGAGTATGTTGTGTGGTGTTAGTCAGTGTTCTATGAAAAACAAGTCTCTTTGTTCAATACGTCTGAACCGGTCGAACTGACCAAGTATTACTTGATATGAAATTTGGTATGCTTAAGGTTGATGCAACCAAAACAATTACATTTGAATTTGAGGAACACATTTTGGAGGGCAATGATTTGTTCATCTCCATCCACAGGTGCCAGAGTAACCTTTTGTAAGTTCAGTCGTAATCTTTCTCAGAACATGAGTTCCAAATGTTTTTCATGCTTTAGTGTCTTTCTGAAAAGGTTTCGCCAACTACACGTGCGAAATGTGCGGCAAAGGCATAAAATGCCATTATCGCCACTGCAAGGCCCACGGAGCAGATGAGGTCTGAGGTCATCTCATTTACCTGACGAAAAGAGGCTACCTCATCGAACACAACTGACTGCTGAGGATAAAATCTGACTGAAATCAGTTTAGGATATTGGTTAAACTATCCAGCGTATAGGCGCGGTCACTAACACTTAACAGCGAGGCATACTTTGCACACCAACAATCTACTACAGATCTGATTCTATTAATCATTTGTCTTCACATATGAAAAACTCAAAACCCTCTTAGAGGTCTGAACATAGGAAAACTCAAAACCTATTAGGGATTTGATTTCACTTCTGAAAAGAGTGAAACTCAAAACCCTATTAGACTTCACATCTGAACATAGCAACAATGCCCAACGTCTGAAAACTGAGAAATCTTGCCAAAGAACGCAGAGTGATCAATTACTCCTGTTTCAGAAAACCTCAGCTGTTGGAGTTGCTGGACATTCCTCCTCGTGAATCACCTCCCAAAGTGAAACAACTCACGTTCCTAGGAAGGACCCTGGGCTCAGAGGTTATTCGCGAGTGAGGAAAGCTGAGCTCCTTGAACTGGTGGAGGAACACAAACCCATCAAACTTCGTGCAGACGAAGAACAAGTATCCGAGAACCTGGGAGATGGTCATTAACAAAAACATGGACATTGACGACCTCACACCCCTGACTGCCGAAAAAATTGGCAAGGAACTGAACAATCTGGGAAGCCTCAAATTTCAAATCGTGGTGAAAATGTTGCTGGAAAAACGGCACCACCGAGTACATTCAGAATCACTTCAAAGGCTATGAAAAAGTCGTGACTCAACACCAAACCATTGAAGCATCCACTGACACCTCGTCTGCAAAAATATGACAAACCCTGAAACGCTGGATGCCCAAGGGCTTGGATTCACCATGGACATGGTCGATCGTGTTGATCTGCACTTGCCAATTATGAACCTTTCAAAGGAGGATGTTACCGGGACCTGCCATCGCACTACCAGAAAAAGCAAGCCATGGTCAACGTCAAAAACAAAGGTGACAAGTGCCTGAGGGTAACCATTCGATCTGTGATGTTTCCGACCAGCTCGCATTTGGCCAGACTTTCCAGCTATCCTGCTACAATGGGCTCGATTGGAACGGTATTGACGAACCCACCCCTATCTCCCAAACTCTCGATAAACAGAATGACCACATAGCCATCAACGTCGAAGGGAACAGAACGATCGTACACAGGCTCAGTTTCCACATGAACGAACATGCTCACAGGACAATCAATATATTAGGCGTGGGACAGACAGCTGTCCGAATTGGCATGCCGACCGAAAACAACGTTGAAATTCGTTAACCGCAAACATCAAATGGATATGCCTTACATCGTTTACACTGACTTCGAAGCACAGATGCCGACTTCGAAAccatcataaaaaatattgacaTCATCATTCCGTCCTCGGACA
The nucleotide sequence above comes from Haliotis asinina isolate JCU_RB_2024 chromosome 5, JCU_Hal_asi_v2, whole genome shotgun sequence. Encoded proteins:
- the LOC137284204 gene encoding serine/arginine-rich splicing factor 7-like; protein product: MSVYDAACGGYRVFIGALGAATGKGHLIKDLQKYGQVLDLWLARNPPGYAYVVYSKAREAESLVRERNGRMLAGRRVRVEHARPYFSRSATSILPFHLIASRLRRNSKLRSRQRSWSPSNARARGHGIMRSSFKRNSESLRCSSTSSTSRTPSRSETQRRNNSSDKRRKRYKHRCGRKKRNPSRSRSSSRSSSSCWSSSRSRPTSRHRSKRSDTDVSVKYFKCKGRQQNKSQLSPSTKIADISTGIESWTTDEDLPNIELNDAAPSAKKSVNSEITISENTMSQPPPELVSSAVTTSTSADTEGSLHGQESQCHIQSATQKISDKLNEPLFNGSNQNQNETALCRHVPNTTETQPPPKNSFPT